The genomic stretch TGGTGGACGCGCTCGCCGAAGAGATCGAAGAGCTCCGGCGAGCGCTCGCGCGCGCCGGAGGACCGCTCGCCGGCCTCGTCGGCCGGTCGGCGCCGATGCAGACGCTCTTCGACGAGATCTTCGCCGCCGCCGCGCGCCGGGACGTGGCCGTCGTCACGGGCGAGAGCGGCGCGGGGAAGCGGACCGTCGCGGCGGCGATCCATCGCCTCTCGTCGCGCGGGCGCGAGCCGGTGCGGTCGATCGCCTTCGACCGCCGGGACGACCCGCCGGCCCCGGCGGAGGTCGCGCGGGCCGCGAGATCCGGCGGGACGCTCGTCCTCGAAGGGCTCTTCCACGCTCCGCCGGAGGTCCAGCGGGCCGCCGCCGAGGCCTCCGATGCTCCCGGGGGCGCCCGCCTCGTCGTCGTGGCGCGCGAGTGGACGCCGGATGGCGCTCTCGACCCGGCGATCGGCGACCGGACCGGCGCGCCGATCGTGGTGCCTCCGCTGCGGGTGCGGCGCGAGGACATTCCGCTTCTGGCCGAATACTTCCTCCGTCCCCGGGATCCGCGGGACGGAGCCGCCCCCGCCCTCGATCCGAAGGCGCTCGACGCCATGGCCGCGCACGAGTGGAGCGGGAATCTGCGCGAGCTCCGCAACGTCATCCGCCGGGCGCGCGCTCTCTCGGCAGGCCCGGTGATCGGCCTCACCGCGATCCAGTCGGTGCTCGGCGGCGCGTCCGCCCGCCCGGAGCGCGACGCCGAGGCTTCCGCGGAGAAGGAGATCGTCGCGGTCCGGATCGGCGATTCGATGGCCGACATCGAGCGCCGGGTTCTCCAGCGGACGCTCCGCTTCGCGAAGGGCAACAAGCGCTACGCGGCGGAGATGCTGAAGCTCTCGCTCAAGACGATCTACAACAAGGTCAAGGAGTACGGCCTCGAGCGGGAGTTCAACCGGCGATTTCGGAAAGAGCCTCGATCCGAGTAGGCGCCGCCCCGTAGCGGTAGCCGCGGAAGGCGACCGGCGCCGCGAGCGCCGCCTCCTCGTCGTAACGCGAGTCCCCGACCATCTCGCAATCCGAGAGGGGAAGCGCGAGCCGCTCCGCCGCGAGCCTCACGACCGCCGGGTCGGGCTTGCCGGCGCCGGCTTCGTCCGCGCACGCGAAGGCGTCGAGAAGGCCGGCGATTCCGAGGCGGCCGAGGATCGCTTCGGCGAGCGGGCGGTTCGTGTTCGTCGCCAGCGACGTCCGGACCCCGGCGCGGCGCAGGCGCCGGAGAGCGGGAGCCGCCTCCGGATTGACCTCGATCTCTCCGAGGCGGTCCGCGAAGAATCGGCGGTAGGCGCCGTCGATCTCCTCGACCGAGCGCTCCGGCATGTAGGCCGCGCGATCCGCCTGCGTTCCGTTTCCGAAGATGCGGAGGAACTCCTCGCGTCCGATGCGCGCGTGCCCGAAATGGGCGAGCGTGTCGTTGTAGACCCCGAACCACGCCCCGGTCGAGAACACGAGCACGCCGTCCATGTCGAACAGCACGCCCCGCGGCGCCGGACGGGTCACTTCTTCGGCGGAGCGGCGGGAGGGGAAGTCGCGGCGGCGCCGACCCGGTAGCGCGCTCCTCCGGCGGGGCGGCCGTCGACCGACACCTCGAGCGTGTGCACGCCGCGTTCCTCGGCCTTGCGCGAATCGATGCGGCGGAAGAATTCGGCGCCGACGCCGGCGCGGGGGTCCGCCGTCTCCTGGCGGTCGAGCGCGACGAGCGATTTGCCGCCCGGGAAACGATCGACGACGACCACGTGGAACGTCTTTCCCGTGGACGTCGCCGGCACGTCGACGACCAGCCG from Thermoanaerobaculia bacterium encodes the following:
- a CDS encoding helix-turn-helix domain-containing protein: MTSRPFGEPRLVDALAEEIEELRRALARAGGPLAGLVGRSAPMQTLFDEIFAAAARRDVAVVTGESGAGKRTVAAAIHRLSSRGREPVRSIAFDRRDDPPAPAEVARAARSGGTLVLEGLFHAPPEVQRAAAEASDAPGGARLVVVAREWTPDGALDPAIGDRTGAPIVVPPLRVRREDIPLLAEYFLRPRDPRDGAAPALDPKALDAMAAHEWSGNLRELRNVIRRARALSAGPVIGLTAIQSVLGGASARPERDAEASAEKEIVAVRIGDSMADIERRVLQRTLRFAKGNKRYAAEMLKLSLKTIYNKVKEYGLEREFNRRFRKEPRSE
- a CDS encoding HAD family hydrolase; this translates as MTRPAPRGVLFDMDGVLVFSTGAWFGVYNDTLAHFGHARIGREEFLRIFGNGTQADRAAYMPERSVEEIDGAYRRFFADRLGEIEVNPEAAPALRRLRRAGVRTSLATNTNRPLAEAILGRLGIAGLLDAFACADEAGAGKPDPAVVRLAAERLALPLSDCEMVGDSRYDEEAALAAPVAFRGYRYGAAPTRIEALSEIAG